The genomic DNA aaccttcaaactctgtgtacacaaacaatgttctcaatgctcgtgttcatgtgtagagaccctggtgatgctaccagcaaagtttcatgttgtgtcgagccttcttagtgttttaaaaatagagatgcTAGCGTTAAAAGTGCCCTCGCActtcattgaaaattagcttgcccaaaaacaaaactattgtaaatcttaaaagtgcctcttttgtcgtaattatgcttttacacgaaggctTGACTCAttttcaatcacaaataaagccatggttgctttctggcgagagtttcactttaagatgtTTAATAATGTTTGAAACGTCTTACTCCAGACTGCATCATGTGATTTGTTACATGCACCGCAAGGCTTCTTGTGGAGCATTTCACTTCCAATGGTACTATGCAGTGCTgcaagaataaaaataaaaatttctCACCACATCAGACAAGCAGGCAACATTTCCTTACCTGCTGGCAGGTGTCAGTGTTGGACTGCTTCATGATTGAAGACGGAGTGCTGTGGTTGCAGGTGAAGGTTAAAGCCTGTTGGATAAAAAACTGGGGGTCGGCAGTAAGGCAACGCACTGCAGGAAGACTTTTCTGTTAGCAAGGAAGAAAAGATGGGTGAAAAGACATCCTAAAATATTTTTAGATGTAATACTAACACTTATAACTGGAGTTCATCTCAATCATTTTATTCGCCCGAAAAATAGTAAGACTTAAAAACAGCCTGtaaaggaaaacatttaaaggagaaAAGTTATTCAGCTAAGCAATGTCCAACTATGAGAAACTACTTTATGTTCAGATTAAAATTAATTTGACTTGGTGAAAGAATACAATATATAACATGCAGTTGGCCAGATGTCCTGATCAAGTTTTTTTGCCTTGATCCTGATCAGATAAATATAGCATATCTATGACTGCtaatagagatgcaccgatcgatcggcaactgatcgcaatcggccgataatgcccctatcggttttgatcggagttctcaaaatagatcacatcaggccgatcggATGACGTTTAGGTATAAAGACAgctgcattaactgcatgcagggagggaatttcatggccgcggttgccccgcgccacagtggcctctgtgcccctggcccggtcagcgtagcgagcttgccttgaattacagccacctgagtgcacagtagtcactcacagtaacttcagtgagttcgcggttcgcgcaggtggagtctcatcatcacgatgatctcacgtgaaagcctctcaaacagcagcagcgtctcaaaacagaagaacgaaacttacagcacagcgagcgagcgcagccggtttgacatgatacgtaactgacttatgtggaaggatttagtccggtaaagttggaaatatattcacagattcgaacttcccggatcaataactcataagtgcaaccttgttaaaacacaaacgacggttctttcctaccgtagtaaggtagacaacgagctacaaccgtattttcatcaaaacgagcgtctggacattaactctggtctctatggtcagccgtctgtgagacgagggtgcagggaccgtctacaaagtgcaacaccgaaaagagaaactacaaaaaattcaataacttccctattattcagagtgtagtgtcaccaaaatcactccacacatcagtggtctcctgctggttattctacaattttttgtttggaaaaaatgtgctttgccataattttggggaatttctattgggagaaatattcaataacactaatattcagtgtggtgtcacaaaacccacctcaccctaaccccacttaacaaaaactactttctaatgtaaccttaacttgattttgatattaaaaaatgttttaatacacaatccacatcttattataaattaggatgttatggtatcagtctgaaaggtaaatcaacacattttactcagtggcctttgtgccctgtcatgtggtcttggtgcccctaaaaaagaagtgaaggccaaatggatttgcccctaaaatgacaaaattcccaccctgactgcatgcattcccactagtaagctacagttactctatgtaagctgagtccaagttgtctctaagagtctctagagtgtgaaatattgcacattgcctcagcctgcaataaaacggtggtcaattcatgatactttctcatctcctaatttttatacttaataatacaatgacaatgttgtgtaaaaagaatcattaattaaatatattaaagttacacaagacaacaatatagaaaaatttatggattttacgctgtgatcggtgatcggcaatatcgggatcggcagatactgctttcggtgatcggtgatcggccccaaaaatcctgatcagtgcatctctaactgctaactgctaagGCCAATCAAATACTTATATTCATGAAAATGCTCATTAAATATGTATCTGACACATTATAAATAACAAGCATAGCCTTCCACGCAACAATTTTCACTCACATAAAAGAGAGAAGCATTTTGCCACATTAGCAGACTGATTTGAACTAAACAGTGAAGTTCAgtaaaaatcagatttttcagCTTCATTTTATTCAACACTGATCCACTAAAAGATGTTCAGATCAGCCCAGATTGGCTCGGTACAACCCTACTTTAACGTCTAAAGTCCACGGTCTTGAGTTTAAAATCACAGACATCAACATTTTACAGGACTTGCAGACACCCAAAGAGGTCACGATAATGTATTGTTGTGTCTCCGGTCACCTTGAGGAAAGGAATCAAGCAGGGTTGTGGAGTCGACTTTAACTCACGATAGAGCTTCTCTGTAAATTCCTCTGCTTCAAGTTTTTCCTCCTGCAGAATAGGAAAAGTATATATACACTTAAGGAAAGGAgaattttatacattttggtgtaaccccccaaaaaagcagGGAATGAACTGATGAACATTATGCAACTACatatggacagtatgagaagaGGAGCAGGGATTTAATCCAATAATCTTAACTCAAGATCTATTAACTAGCTTTTAAATATAGGGATTCTTTTAGGTCTACTTGCTAGCACGTTTTTCTTTAAATAGGTGTTAAATTCTGTTGGAAAGGGTAGATATGATACATGTACTCCTAGCTCTCCCCTAATCCACAGGAGGTAAGCACAGTATCTGTAATGCaggtttaaaacaataaagtcaTTGTAGTGCTTTTAAAACCCTATACTGACataatttaacatattttggACATTAGAAGATATATCTTTATACTATttcactgacagaaagcagctccTGTGATGAAGAAGATTGAAGATGTACCAGCAGACTCCTGACCAGTCCTCTGACGTTGTTCGCCATGGTGGCAGACTTGGAGTCACTAGATGCCAGCTTGATCAGAGTCACCAGAAAGTTCTTGCACTTCTTCACACTTTCCAAGGTCTCCTGTTGGTGAAATGGCAGCCAAGAAATAATCTTCATAAAAGTGGTCTTCAGCATGGCCAATTTGTGACAACTGGTTTTGTCCCTCTGTGCCAATTTGCAACTGATGCATCAGTGTTTATGAACCCACTATGTGGATACTTTGTAGAACTGCAAGTTGTTATCTGACACCAAAATTCAGGATAGAAAAATGACTGATTTGACAGAATTGTATTAAACGCAAGATAACACTTATTCATACATAAACTAGGGACTGAATATATGATGTAACGGTAGTCACTGTCAAAATTACTGATGCGTCAGTGGTGGCAAAATCATGTAACAGTGAAGGGGAAAACTACAAATCAATACTACATGTCCAATACAGAAAATGTATTGGAAGATTAAAATAAGATCTTTAGACAAAAGTGTACACACATGGTAAAATATACAGAGAAGAAGGTCAACATGAATAGTAAGTACTCCTTCCTCCAGCCAACAAATGTACAAAGTATggaactccaccagttttaatACAGCTGCAATTCAAACTCCATTATTAACCAAGCATGAGCCAGGCTGGGTAAATGCATTAGTTGGACCACAAATAGTGTGGTCTGGTACCTGCGGCCTTACATAAAATGGCAAGTCTCGCACACAATATGCTTGGTGTTCAAGTAGTTAAGTTGGCAATGACAACAGAGATGCCAAAAACTACTTGTTGTTCTCTTGTCATTCTTTACCTCTTTCCAAGAAATATTGACCTGTTTTCAatttcaatgtaaaaaaaatcaaaaatatacaaTGAGTTGCACCTACAATATGTCTGAAAAATTGATACATACCAAGAAAACTAACCCTACTAGCCACAACATCATGGCTATTGTCTGGTTGCGGGAAATGAAGTAGACTCAGATGGGACTCAGGCGCAGTCAAACTGATAGCAGACAGGTTTTTACCTGTTGTCAAACTGTAATGTGAAGATGTGACTACACCATAATCATCATCCCATTGCTGCTATGTATATTATCAAACGTGTATGTTCCATGATTGTGTAGCATGAAGCAGTTCataaactttcatttcattatgcaaCCATGTTTTGTAAGAGCAAATAAAGGACTTTTATGACCTCTGTAATGACAACACAACTATCGAAATGCTGCCTGCATAGGTGATGATGGAACTGTTCGTTGAGTGCCTCCATGTTTTCCAGTTTCACAGTGAAATTGGTTCTCTTAGCCGAGTGAAATTCAAACTGGATGCAGGTTACAAGTAGGAAGAGCTGGATTCACCTGACTAAACGTAGCTGGTGGCTCTATTTTGGTTTCAGTGATGACCGGCATCATGCGAGGCTGGCTCCCCTGCTCACACACAGCACTGGGGATCTGGACTACTGCTGGTTTGGGAGCTACACCAATCacctgaagaaaaacacaatatacaTCTTATTGTGGTAATAAGCAGATATAAAACTAATTAATGTTAAGTCAATAGACATGCATGTACGGGTGACACAAACAAGACTTGCTCAAGTTGGATGTGGTTGTGGGGAGGAGCAGGAGACAAACTAACCCTCACCCAGCAGAGATTGTAATTCTGTTACTGTCCTTAAACTATTATGCACCTGTTCATCTGATCAAAGAAAAGATATTCTGGTGGCATTTTGATCCCTTCAGTAGGAGGGTTTCAGTCCAATTCAAAGTACACTATGGTGCTGGTCAATTATGGTGGGAACATTGTGTACAAGCAACAGGATTGTGTGATAATGACTGCACCTGTGCCAATTGAAACCTACGAGACTAACCTCTGCTAACCTTAAAACTGCTCAAGCAAGGTATCAGCAACCATTATCATTATCTATTAGTCATCTGGCTATCCTGTACCGTGGTGAAATGTgccaataatcagaaaaaaacgggttgcaataaaaatatattttacagcaggttcataaatgtgtttattcatgaCTGGTGAGCTCATTTGCAGGAACATTACATGACCTGCCATCAGAGATTTTTAAGTGTAAACCAACTCTTGTACCTTCACCACAGCTGTCTTCTGAACTGGTTGGAAACCGTGAGGAGATGCCATCCTGATCACTGTCACCGTCTCATGACTTTTATTTCCAGAAAACTAAATTCCAGACATGATATCCAattagaacacacacacgcgcacgcatgcacgcacgcacgcacgcacacacgcacacacgcgcacacacacctgtgggGCCAGTATTCTGGGAGCTTGACCACTGACACACCTTGGTCCCTGCTGAGCCTGTGCCATAGCCTGCTGGGATACCAGCATCAGCTGACCATTGTCACTGCGAATCAACATCATACCTGCCAGAAGTAGAGTCAGAAATCTCTTACAATTGTACTTCATTGATGAtttctctataaaagcaagagtGCTGGGTAAATTATACTGTGTGTATGAGCCTCTTCATACCTGGAATTAATATCTGTCCCAAGTTATCAGATCACGAGTAGACAGTTCTGAGTccgtcagttcacacctggcattaTGATGCGTCTCTACATGCATCTCAAGTGATCACTTTGGGATGAGAGCTCACCTCCATGCTCTATATGCCTATAAATACTAACGTCACTGGGACCAACAGTCACTATGTTTCTTTACACGAAGAATTAAATAATATCATCAAATAATATGTTTTCTTCTAATTCCACAGCTAACAAATTCAAGGATTTTTTAAGGGGTCCAAGGGACTTTCTTCATGGGCAACGAAGTTCACTATATttactttattcttttttttattattatttgacatgtttactgtCAATAAAATGTCGCATTCTTTCATAAAGTTACATGAATAGAAATAACAATGTCAGATGGATCACTAACAGTGGCCTCATGCTCACCTGCTGGTATCTGGATATTGGCTGGAAGCTGAGGAGCCACAGGGACTGTCTGTGCAGCTGCTGCCCTTGGTACAGTTATCACCACCGTCCTTCCTGGGGTTGTGGGCTGATTCATGGAAGCCAGCTGGctgaaagctgttttttttgtctgtggtTGGCCTTTACTGCTTACTCCTCCTGCGTTGGCCACCTTTGCCATCACCATGACAGAAGGAGAGGCGGTCAATAGTGCTGGGACTTTAACTCTAGGGGAGGAAGGTTGTTGGCCCTGGCTGGTGGGGATGGCTTTAGGTGGTGCAGAGACAGAGTTACCCTTTTTGACACATGCAGTAGCAGGTGGGTGTTGCACAGCAGTGATTGGCCCACATTTTGCTGGAACATGTAAAATCTTGACTTGAATAGGGGTGTCTCCATATCCTGCTGCCCCACAGGATTCCAGCTTCTGGGCCTCAATAGCCACTTTGTCTGTGGCCATAATGATTTCTAAGTGGAAGAACAGTGTGATTTTGTTTAtaagaaaatacaaaagaaagaatTGGTTTGTTTTCCAAATGCTCTAAATTATGTTATACTAAATTGACCTAAGGTATGATCGACACCCAttgggaaaaaacaaacaaacaaacatttaaaactcaACGACAGAGGCCGTGTTCTGGGGTCTGCGCCAATGATTTAACCACTTTAACTATGCACTTTTATCAGCCAAGTTTACCTCTGTATTGCTGATAGACTAGCTAGTTACACATACAAGTCAACTAGCCAAGAGATTAAACCATATTTAAACTTGACttctgtttgtcttgtttggtgCATGCAAGCTCTCCCAGTGAAAAGACGTTCACAACTGGTTCAAATGTTGGAGCTTGTTCAGGGACCACCTGAAGATGTTCAGTAAACGTTCACATAAAGACCATATTTCACTAGGATTCGAAATACGGGCTTTGAGCTTAACATTTTCAATGTGGTCCTGTTAGTCAGGCTCCAAGATGACAATACATTCATATTTGCACATGAATAATGACACTCGTCTTAAAAGCGAAACTAAGTGGAATGACGTGGATGCTGCAGAACAAACAACGCGAACAGGCAACAGGACATTTAATTATCCACCAACAACGACGGAAACTCAGAAGAAACGTTCGAATGATCTGTTCAGTTTATGAAGTTGGCTCACAACTTTGCAGCAGTAAgcgcaatttttttttattttacgtaAATGTATGATCCTGTTACGATGTTCTTGAGTTTTATGTAGTTCAGTAAGTGACATCttgtatgaaaaatgtaatgcatTGAAATGACGTCTTCGAGTAAACCACATTTTGACCTGCTAGCGCGGTATGATCTCCgagaaaaaacactttacatTAATCACTATCGTCTTACTTTCAACATGCAAACGGACAAATTGTCAAGTTAATCACACAAACCTGTGGTTTGTCACATGCTGACGTTTGTCAAACTGTTAACGGTTGAAACGAAGGCGAAGAAATGGGTCCTGttgattaaaacacaaacaaccacaaattAGCAATTTACGTTGAAATCCCGGTTAGTGCTCACTGGAACGTTTGCTAACTTACGAACTTTAACTAGTGTTTATGCTTAGACCAAGTTCCACATACTTTAACTTAAATGTCATCACTCAACGacaaatttaacatttacattggCTATGCGTTTCTTTTACATGGCAGATTTTTGAACGGagtttggtttcattttatCCAGAATAAACTTTTCTGGTTGAATTATCATTATGCGACGTTAATTGAAATGACTGACGTTAACGTTACCGTCCATCGAGACTCACATCCACTCAGCAGACTGGGACTGAGAAGGGCGAAGGCACGCGCTCACCGAGTGGACTTGCGCTCACCTGCTGTGGCTGTTATTGATCCTAGATCAGTGCTGCGTTTGTGGCACCACGTAAAGATGGGCTTTAcggctgaaaaaaaacaaaacaacacttgGATTGTGATGATCGGGAGGTGTTAGGATGGATTTAGATGTAGGGGAGACCAGGGACAGTTGTAACACCTGCAATTTTAGCAATACATCAAAAACCATCTACACTGGAATAACCAATCTGTTATATCATAATCTTCAATCTGTCAACTgctgaaataatgtatttaagtgGTTTTATGAAATATGTACAGGTTTCAAAATTGATTTTAATACAGTATCTCCACTGTTGAAACCGTCCCAGTGTACAGGGACGGTTGTAACATGACTAAAATATAGACAATGAATCAATCATATAgtcaaaatggaaaatattattttatcagtCACGTTATTGTGactatttcatgtttttaagtaatGATTACCTTTTTTTCATACAACGTATGAAACTTAACTTGACAGCTTCGGAGTCATTGGAATGGTTATATGACTTTTTCTGGGGTGAATAGTGGTCGTCTCGCTTCCCCCTAGCGCAGTGGTGTCAAATtaatccagtaaagggccgctgcagctgcaggttttcattccaaccaagcaagaacacacctgatccaacaAATCAACTGTGAAAAGACAGTTCAGTTGATTGAATAAGTcgaatcaggtgtgttcttgcttggttggaatgaaaaccagcagccacagctgaggggtgtactgcgaagccagtttagtgggttagcgaggtatgttgagtctaaagccaggcttccctgtactacaaaggtggctctcttttaacccggctagatcaccatggtaacttatgcttagctcataacctggtcccgaccaggttatgttcaga from Sparus aurata chromosome 11, fSpaAur1.1, whole genome shotgun sequence includes the following:
- the LOC115591154 gene encoding transcription initiation factor TFIID subunit 4B-like isoform X1; this translates as MATDKVAIEAQKLESCGAAGYGDTPIQVKILHVPAKCGPITAVQHPPATACVKKGNSVSAPPKAIPTSQGQQPSSPRVKVPALLTASPSVMVMAKVANAGGVSSKGQPQTKKTAFSQLASMNQPTTPGRTVVITVPRAAAAQTVPVAPQLPANIQIPAGMMLIRSDNGQLMLVSQQAMAQAQQGPRCVSGQAPRILAPQFSGNKSHETVTVIRMASPHGFQPVQKTAVVKVIGVAPKPAVVQIPSAVCEQGSQPRMMPVITETKIEPPATFSQETLESVKKCKNFLVTLIKLASSDSKSATMANNVRGLVRSLLEEKLEAEEFTEKLYRELKSTPQPCLIPFLKKSLPAVRCLTADPQFFIQQALTFTCNHSTPSSIMKQSNTDTCQQIILKPREMTVRPGLLTCSRPVSKHTEVESRKPFTGMFSMKQPFTQDPSRHARFALKDSSVSYKEDDDINDVASMAGVDLREENAQILTTIVGSVVQSCQDQLFLLPNPVLSRILHTGWALGVTDVRPEVVALVSHATQECLRGLIVKLTLMAEHRKAALKEDLWHSKVSDARSQLCVLGEIECLKKKRKDEEERERLLRLARSRSQTEDPQHQQLKQRAKELQQMEEAQMQQREANLTALAAIGPRKTRPVEQTENQQTSRSKFTDSSTAPQQNTTSTMLDSREFEKKFPHQRHNKKGCGKGSVKMADWCQGQGRKGNHAMRAHGGEQNLAVGTGRTQE
- the LOC115591154 gene encoding transcription initiation factor TFIID subunit 4B-like isoform X2 translates to MATDKVAIEAQKLESCGAAGYGDTPIQVKILHVPAKCGPITAVQHPPATACVKKGNSVSAPPKAIPTSQGQQPSSPRVKVPALLTASPSVMVMAKVANAGGVSSKGQPQTKKTAFSQLASMNQPTTPGRTVVITVPRAAAAQTVPVAPQLPANIQIPAGMMLIRSDNGQLMLVSQQAMAQAQQGPRCVSGQAPRILAPQFSGNKSHETVTVIRMASPHGFQPVQKTAVVKVIGVAPKPAVVQIPSAVCEQGSQPRMMPVITETKIEPPATFSQETLESVKKCKNFLVTLIKLASSDSKSATMANNVRGLVRSLLVHLQSSSSQELLSEEKLEAEEFTEKLYRELKSTPQPCLIPFLKKSLPAVRCLTADPQFFIQQALTFTCNHSTPSSIMKQSNTDTCQQIILKPREMTVRPGLLTCSRPVSKHTEVESRKPFTGMFSMKQPFTQDPSRHARFALKDSSVSYKEDDDINDVASMAGVDLREENAQILTTIVGSVVQSCQDQLFLLPNPVLSRILHTGWALGVTDVRPEVVALVSHATQECLRGLIVKLTLMAEHRKAALKEDLWHSKVSDARSQLCVLGEIECLKKKRKDEEERERLLRLARSRSQTEDPQHQQLKQRAKELQQMEEAQMQQREANLTALAAIGPRKTRPVEQTENQVTLLPRQGVHRVNRVMLRDLLVLMEEDHFLRHSLPLYKAML
- the LOC115591154 gene encoding transcription initiation factor TFIID subunit 4B-like isoform X3; the protein is MATDKVAIEAQKLESCGAAGYGDTPIQVKILHVPAKCGPITAVQHPPATACVKKGNSVSAPPKAIPTSQGQQPSSPRVKVPALLTASPSVMVMAKVANAGGVSSKGQPQTKKTAFSQLASMNQPTTPGRTVVITVPRAAAAQTVPVAPQLPANIQIPAGMMLIRSDNGQLMLVSQQAMAQAQQGPRCVSGQAPRILAPQFSGNKSHETVTVIRMASPHGFQPVQKTAVVKVIGVAPKPAVVQIPSAVCEQGSQPRMMPVITETKIEPPATFSQETLESVKKCKNFLVTLIKLASSDSKSATMANNVRGLVRSLLVHLQSSSSQELLSEEKLEAEEFTEKLYRELKSTPQPCLIPFLKKSLPAVRCLTADPQFFIQQALTFTCNHSTPSSIMKQSNTDTCQQIILKPREMTVRPGLLTCSRPVSKHTEVESRKPFTGMFSMKQPFTQDPSRHARFALKDSSVSYKEDDDINDVASMAGVDLREENAQILTTIVGSVVQSCQDQLFLLPNPVLSRILHTGWALGVTDVRPEVVALVSHATQECLRGLIVKLTLMAEHRKAALKEDLWHSKVSDARSQLCVLGEIECLKKKRKDEEERERLLRLARSRSQTEDPQHQQLKQRAKEVAGGWCFVTCVCLASPQV